A region from the Mesorhizobium sp. J8 genome encodes:
- the ybgF gene encoding tol-pal system protein YbgF, whose amino-acid sequence MHFRTVLSGTLALLLVSSLPSLAASADSAGRGSDSGFTFHLPTLGIFGDKKKPEQAQLAQDNSGGMTGLEDQLRQLNGKIEEMNFQILQMQEQIRKQQEDNEFRFQQLEGGAQGGAKPAGQKKSEAAPQDGNSNGGNTNLGDAGTGDSGTGDAGTDSSVAQAPAMQAPADTGGQNSGGKTVGDVIVESQTGDPGKLITGAPPKNFGTITVDKNGNVVNAESDPQASAPAQAPAATAPSAETPARKNKAGGTQVAALPSTNDPDELYRNSYQFILSGDYPTAEQGFRDHISRFPKDAKAADAHYWLGESLLGQQKYRDAAEVFLAASKDYPKAKKAPDMLLKLGVSLVGLKQNDVACATFNEIGKRYPDVSGTLKERIKQEKALAAC is encoded by the coding sequence ATGCATTTCAGAACGGTCCTGAGCGGCACGCTTGCGCTGCTGCTCGTATCAAGCCTCCCAAGCCTCGCCGCGTCGGCCGACAGCGCCGGACGGGGTTCCGACAGCGGATTCACCTTCCACCTTCCGACACTCGGCATCTTCGGCGACAAAAAGAAGCCGGAACAAGCGCAACTTGCACAGGACAACAGCGGTGGCATGACGGGTCTGGAAGACCAGCTGCGCCAGTTGAACGGCAAGATCGAGGAGATGAATTTCCAGATCCTGCAGATGCAGGAACAAATCCGCAAGCAGCAGGAAGACAACGAATTCCGCTTCCAGCAACTCGAGGGCGGCGCGCAAGGCGGCGCCAAGCCGGCCGGCCAGAAGAAATCGGAAGCCGCGCCCCAGGATGGAAACAGCAATGGCGGCAACACCAATCTCGGCGATGCCGGTACCGGGGATTCCGGCACCGGCGACGCCGGCACCGACAGCAGCGTCGCCCAGGCCCCGGCGATGCAGGCACCGGCCGACACCGGCGGGCAAAATAGCGGCGGCAAGACCGTCGGCGACGTCATCGTGGAGTCGCAAACCGGCGACCCCGGCAAGCTGATCACCGGCGCGCCGCCGAAGAATTTCGGCACCATCACCGTCGATAAGAACGGCAACGTGGTCAATGCCGAGTCCGACCCGCAGGCCAGCGCGCCGGCGCAGGCTCCGGCGGCAACCGCTCCTTCCGCGGAAACGCCGGCCAGGAAGAACAAGGCCGGCGGCACGCAGGTCGCGGCCCTGCCGTCGACCAACGATCCGGACGAGCTCTACCGCAATTCCTACCAGTTCATCCTGTCGGGCGATTATCCGACCGCCGAGCAGGGGTTTCGCGACCATATTTCGCGCTTCCCCAAGGATGCCAAGGCGGCGGACGCGCATTACTGGCTGGGCGAGTCGCTGCTCGGCCAGCAGAAATACCGGGACGCGGCGGAGGTCTTCCTGGCCGCCAGCAAGGATTATCCCAAGGCCAAGAAGGCGCCTGACATGCTGCTCAAGCTCGGCGTTTCGCTGGTGGGCCTGAAGCAGAACGACGTGGCCTGCGCCACCTTCAACGAGATCGGCAAGCGCTATCCCGACGTTTCCGGCACGCTCAAGGAGCGCATCAAGCAGGAAAAGGCACTGGCGGCGTGCTGA
- the tilS gene encoding tRNA lysidine(34) synthetase TilS, whose amino-acid sequence MLTPDTKPDLSDRLFTDLDFSSGAVAAVSGGSDSTALLLLLKDHLDRAASGAKLLVVTIDHGLRPDSAVEARQVANFCAERGIMHRILAWRGDKPASGLPAAAREARYRLLAEAAGAEGIQLILTGHTADDQAETVLMRQARDDDGRGLAGMAPATLHDWRTWIVRPLLGIRRAALRDMLRHRKIGWIEDPTNRDSRFERPRVRAKLLAGEGERRIAEALARSQQAAFLRQDIGRRAAMLIDALADRPCAGLIRLDRDFAGQEDGEAAIYALRILLAAVGGVSFLADEARCAALFSRLRLGSLRATLSRTVVDARRTGIFLHRENRNLPVPAPPVDNRLWDNRLRISLKEGITLKDRPGDLVIAPLGPAAARRASPSEIPQSLARAALAAEPSLWSNGEHVDFTGDAGPRSISIDPVVAPFARFLPSFDLKPAAAIAALVGAPPLPAPPFLGHDGGRGWAKA is encoded by the coding sequence GTGCTGACGCCCGATACCAAACCCGACCTTTCAGACAGACTTTTCACCGATCTGGACTTTTCGAGCGGCGCCGTTGCAGCCGTATCCGGCGGCAGCGACTCGACCGCCCTTCTTCTCCTCCTCAAAGATCATCTCGACCGGGCCGCATCGGGCGCCAAGCTGCTCGTGGTGACGATCGATCACGGCTTGCGGCCGGACTCGGCCGTCGAGGCGCGGCAGGTCGCCAATTTCTGCGCCGAGCGCGGCATCATGCATCGCATTCTCGCCTGGCGCGGCGACAAGCCTGCAAGCGGCCTGCCTGCGGCGGCGCGCGAGGCGCGCTACCGACTGCTTGCCGAAGCAGCCGGTGCCGAAGGCATCCAGCTGATCCTGACCGGCCACACCGCCGACGACCAGGCCGAGACGGTGCTGATGCGCCAGGCGCGCGACGATGACGGCCGCGGTCTCGCCGGCATGGCGCCCGCCACGCTGCACGACTGGCGGACATGGATCGTCCGGCCGCTGCTCGGCATAAGGCGCGCGGCGCTGCGCGACATGCTGCGGCATCGCAAGATCGGCTGGATAGAGGACCCGACCAATAGGGATAGCCGCTTCGAGCGGCCGCGCGTGCGGGCGAAGCTCTTGGCGGGTGAAGGCGAACGACGCATCGCGGAGGCGTTGGCACGCTCGCAGCAGGCGGCTTTCCTGCGCCAGGACATTGGTCGCCGCGCCGCCATGCTTATCGACGCCCTTGCCGACAGACCGTGTGCGGGCCTCATCCGCCTCGATCGTGATTTCGCCGGGCAGGAGGATGGCGAGGCGGCCATCTATGCGCTGCGCATCCTTTTGGCCGCCGTCGGCGGCGTGTCCTTTCTTGCCGACGAGGCGCGCTGCGCCGCGCTGTTTTCCCGTCTGCGGCTGGGATCGCTTCGCGCCACATTGTCGCGGACGGTGGTCGACGCGCGCCGCACAGGCATTTTCCTCCACCGCGAAAACCGCAACCTGCCCGTCCCGGCGCCGCCGGTTGACAACCGGCTCTGGGACAATCGCCTCCGCATCAGTTTGAAAGAAGGCATCACTTTGAAAGACAGGCCGGGCGATTTGGTGATCGCGCCGCTGGGGCCCGCCGCCGCCAGGCGAGCCTCACCGAGCGAGATTCCACAAAGCCTCGCACGCGCGGCGCTGGCTGCGGAGCCTTCGTTATGGTCTAACGGCGAACACGTTGATTTTACTGGTGATGCCGGCCCACGGTCGATCTCAATCGATCCGGTGGTCGCCCCCTTCGCGCGCTTCCTGCCGTCCTTCGATCTCAAGCCCGCCGCCGCCATCGCGGCGCTTGTCGGCGCGCCGCCTTTGCCGGCGCCGCCATTCCTCGGCCATGATGGTGGTCGAGGGTGGGCGAAAGCTTAA
- a CDS encoding four helix bundle protein produces MEKEGSYIKRAKDLEVYRRAYAVSLELHRATLVFPKIEQYALADQMRRSSKAICANLAEGFAKQTHSRPEFARFISMAMGSCSEVETWISYAFDLGYITQAQRDEWLHAYVHIYGMLVNLRERLK; encoded by the coding sequence ATGGAGAAAGAGGGCAGCTACATCAAGCGCGCGAAGGACTTGGAAGTCTATCGGCGCGCTTATGCGGTTTCCCTTGAGCTTCACAGGGCGACACTCGTCTTTCCGAAAATCGAACAATACGCATTGGCCGACCAAATGCGCCGATCCAGCAAGGCCATCTGCGCCAATCTGGCGGAGGGCTTCGCCAAGCAAACCCATTCCAGACCCGAATTCGCGCGGTTCATTTCGATGGCTATGGGATCCTGTAGCGAAGTTGAAACGTGGATTTCTTATGCGTTCGACCTTGGCTACATCACACAAGCGCAGCGCGACGAATGGCTGCATGCCTATGTCCATATATACGGAATGCTGGTGAATCTGAGGGAGAGGCTGAAGTGA
- the pal gene encoding peptidoglycan-associated lipoprotein Pal, whose translation MGRIAALTRNPAMIALVAALAITGCASKKTPNSAADLGLNGAGAATPGSAQDFTVNIGDRIFFDTDSSSIRADAQTTLSRQAQWLNQYRQYAIVIEGHADERGTREYNLALGARRAAATRDFLISKGVSAGRLKTISYGKERPVAVCDDISCWSQNRRAVTTLSGAGS comes from the coding sequence ATGGGCCGTATCGCAGCACTTACCCGCAACCCGGCGATGATCGCTCTGGTGGCAGCGCTTGCCATTACCGGTTGCGCCTCGAAGAAGACCCCGAACAGCGCGGCCGACCTCGGCCTCAACGGTGCCGGCGCGGCCACGCCCGGCTCGGCGCAGGACTTCACCGTCAACATCGGCGACCGCATCTTCTTCGACACCGACTCGTCGTCGATCCGCGCCGATGCGCAGACCACGCTGTCGCGCCAGGCGCAGTGGCTCAACCAGTATCGTCAGTATGCGATCGTCATCGAAGGCCATGCCGACGAGCGCGGCACGCGCGAGTACAATCTGGCGCTGGGCGCCCGCCGCGCCGCCGCCACGCGCGACTTCCTGATCTCCAAGGGCGTCTCCGCCGGCCGCCTGAAGACCATCTCTTACGGCAAGGAGCGTCCGGTCGCGGTCTGCGACGACATCTCCTGCTGGTCGCAGAACCGCCGCGCCGTCACGACGCTCTCGGGCGCCGGTTCCTAA
- the tolB gene encoding Tol-Pal system beta propeller repeat protein TolB → MAMGISSLAILPAQATLELNVNKGNVEPMPIAIPDFQGGLGPQISEIVTADLKRSGLFAPIDKAAFVEKITNPDATPRFDDWKVINAQALVTGSVSKEADGRIRAQYRLWDIFGNQQLAGEQFFANDANQRRVAHIIADAIYEKITGEKGYFDTRVVFVDESGAKNARKKRLAIMDQDGANVRYLSDGRAIVLTPRFSPNRQEITYMSYESGQPKVYLLQIETGQRELVGNFPGMTFAPRFSPDGQKVIMSLLRDDGNSNIFAMDLRSRSTTRLTDSTAIDTSPSYSPDGSQIVFTSDRGGGSGRSQIYVMGADGSNPHRISFGDGVYSTPVWSPRGDLIAFTKQSGGEFQIGVMKTDGSGERILSSGFQQEGPTWAPNGRVLMFFRDSGGGPKLVSVDLTGRNEQPIPTANYASDPAWSPLLD, encoded by the coding sequence ATGGCGATGGGCATAAGTTCCCTCGCCATCTTGCCTGCCCAGGCAACTCTCGAGCTGAACGTCAACAAAGGCAATGTCGAGCCGATGCCGATCGCCATCCCCGATTTCCAGGGGGGGCTTGGCCCGCAGATATCGGAGATCGTCACAGCCGATCTGAAACGGTCGGGACTGTTCGCGCCGATCGACAAGGCCGCCTTTGTCGAAAAGATCACGAATCCGGACGCCACGCCCCGCTTCGACGACTGGAAGGTCATCAACGCGCAGGCGCTGGTTACCGGCAGCGTGAGCAAGGAGGCGGATGGCCGCATCCGGGCCCAGTATCGCCTGTGGGATATTTTCGGCAACCAGCAGTTGGCCGGTGAGCAGTTTTTCGCCAACGACGCAAATCAACGCCGTGTGGCGCACATCATCGCCGACGCGATTTATGAGAAGATCACCGGCGAAAAAGGCTATTTCGACACACGCGTCGTCTTCGTCGACGAATCCGGCGCCAAGAACGCGCGCAAGAAGCGCCTCGCCATCATGGACCAGGACGGCGCCAATGTGCGCTATCTGTCGGACGGCCGCGCGATCGTGCTGACGCCGCGCTTCTCGCCGAACCGGCAGGAAATCACCTACATGTCCTATGAGAGCGGGCAGCCGAAGGTCTATCTCTTGCAGATCGAGACCGGACAGCGCGAGCTGGTCGGCAATTTCCCGGGCATGACATTCGCGCCGCGCTTTTCGCCCGACGGCCAGAAAGTGATCATGAGCCTGCTGCGCGACGACGGCAACTCCAACATCTTCGCCATGGACCTGAGAAGCCGCTCCACCACGCGGCTGACCGACTCGACCGCGATCGACACCTCGCCCTCCTATTCGCCGGACGGCTCGCAGATCGTCTTCACCTCCGACCGCGGCGGCGGCAGCGGCCGCTCGCAGATCTACGTCATGGGCGCGGACGGCTCCAACCCGCACCGCATCTCCTTCGGCGATGGCGTCTATTCGACGCCGGTCTGGTCGCCGCGCGGCGACCTCATCGCCTTCACCAAGCAGAGCGGCGGCGAATTCCAGATCGGCGTCATGAAGACGGATGGCTCGGGCGAGCGCATCCTGTCCTCCGGCTTCCAGCAGGAGGGGCCGACCTGGGCGCCGAACGGTCGCGTCTTGATGTTCTTCCGCGACTCAGGCGGCGGACCGAAGCTGGTTTCGGTCGATCTGACTGGCCGCAATGAGCAGCCGATCCCGACCGCGAACTATGCTTCGGATCCGGCTTGGTCGCCGTTGCTGGACTGA